In Synechococcus sp. KORDI-100, a single window of DNA contains:
- the recN gene encoding DNA repair protein RecN, giving the protein MLTGLQLQNIALIDSLELQFEAGFTVLTGETGAGKSILLDALDAVLGGAQGAAGVRLIQSGCDRARIEACFVLTPAVQNWLAVAGFDIDDEDLLLSREWRSQDSRYSSRCRLNGTAVNRQQLLELRPLLIDLTVQGQTQQLSSPGQQRGWLDQLGGAAFEQELIQAREAWSIWHDAASELRRFQTEADQLIQQRQDLQDLLDQLEQADLDDPGEQQMLEQEQDRLVHGVRLQDGLAALFSRVRDGEDQVPSLTDHLTASIHELQSMVQMDGSLAPLRDQVLDLEVAVESLLRALNQYGMTLESDPERLDRLQDRLATLKRLQRRHGLDLPGLIERRDALRDQLSGTGPAADLSVLRQRELDARSGRDAIHQRLHKARLRTARRMESSLMDLLRPMGLQHLRFEVRLSAAEPAEHGSDQVTFLFSANPGQPLAPLAEVASGGEMSRFLLALKTTLASVDGSGTLLFDEIDTGVSGRISDAIGDLLHSMARHRQVFCVTHQPLVAARAEHHFRVSKHVSDGMTRSRVSRLRDTQQRRQELAELAGGDQADAYAASLLERKAA; this is encoded by the coding sequence GTGCTCACCGGTCTGCAGCTGCAGAACATTGCTTTGATCGACAGCCTTGAACTGCAGTTTGAGGCTGGTTTCACGGTGCTCACCGGCGAGACAGGTGCCGGCAAATCGATTCTTCTCGATGCCCTCGATGCAGTTCTTGGTGGAGCTCAGGGCGCCGCTGGTGTCCGCCTGATTCAGAGTGGTTGTGATCGGGCCAGGATCGAAGCCTGTTTCGTCCTGACGCCAGCTGTTCAGAACTGGTTGGCGGTGGCTGGTTTCGACATCGATGACGAGGACCTTCTGCTCAGCCGCGAGTGGCGGAGCCAGGACAGCCGTTACTCAAGTCGTTGTCGTCTCAACGGCACGGCCGTGAACCGGCAGCAGCTGTTGGAGCTGCGTCCGCTGTTGATCGATCTCACGGTTCAGGGTCAGACGCAGCAGCTGTCCAGTCCTGGTCAGCAGCGTGGCTGGCTTGATCAACTCGGAGGTGCAGCGTTCGAACAGGAGTTGATTCAGGCTCGCGAAGCCTGGTCGATCTGGCATGATGCTGCGTCCGAACTTCGCCGTTTTCAGACCGAGGCCGATCAGCTGATTCAGCAGCGACAGGACCTTCAGGACCTGCTGGATCAACTTGAACAGGCTGATCTGGATGACCCTGGCGAGCAGCAGATGCTTGAGCAGGAGCAGGATCGCCTGGTTCATGGCGTGAGACTTCAGGACGGTCTGGCTGCGTTGTTTTCCCGCGTTCGGGATGGAGAGGATCAGGTCCCGTCCCTCACCGACCATCTGACCGCATCCATTCATGAGCTCCAGTCCATGGTGCAGATGGATGGATCACTGGCACCGCTTCGCGATCAGGTTCTCGATCTCGAGGTCGCTGTCGAGAGCCTGTTGCGCGCTCTTAATCAGTACGGGATGACCCTCGAGAGCGATCCGGAGCGTCTGGATCGGTTGCAGGATCGTCTCGCCACCCTCAAGCGGCTGCAGCGTCGTCATGGTCTCGATCTGCCCGGCTTGATCGAACGGCGTGATGCCTTGCGCGACCAGTTGTCCGGAACTGGCCCTGCAGCCGATCTCTCAGTCCTTCGTCAACGAGAGCTCGATGCCCGTTCGGGTCGTGATGCCATCCATCAACGACTGCACAAGGCCCGTCTTCGGACCGCTCGTCGGATGGAGTCATCGTTGATGGATCTGTTGCGTCCCATGGGCTTGCAGCATCTGCGCTTTGAGGTTCGGCTCTCCGCTGCAGAGCCTGCTGAGCATGGATCGGATCAGGTGACCTTTCTGTTTTCAGCCAATCCCGGCCAACCTCTGGCACCTCTGGCTGAGGTTGCATCCGGAGGTGAGATGTCCCGCTTTCTGCTGGCTCTCAAGACAACACTGGCGTCCGTTGATGGATCCGGAACGCTTCTGTTCGACGAAATCGACACCGGCGTCAGCGGTCGGATCAGCGACGCCATCGGTGATCTTCTGCATTCGATGGCCCGCCACCGACAGGTGTTCTGCGTGACCCATCAACCGCTCGTGGCTGCCAGGGCTGAGCACCATTTCCGCGTCAGCAAGCACGTCAGCGATGGCATGACCCGTTCGCGAGTGTCCCGACTGCGGGACACTCAGCAACGACGCCAGGAGCTGGCGGAGCTCGCAGGTGGCGACCAGGCAGATGCGTATGCAGCCAGTCTTTTGGAACGAAAAGCGGCCTGA
- a CDS encoding AarF/ABC1/UbiB kinase family protein, translating into MNEELGDFIEAAGLLTYDPAAITRIYAGHPQRLIRRLWQTLVPIGLFLLGVGFDWLLGLLKNPDRSRARARECAELLVDLGPAFIKAGQALSTRPDIVPPVLLEELAQLQDQLPGFESDLAMACIEEDLGAPVDDLFEELEREPISAASLGQVHRGVLKNGQRVAVKVQRPGLREQITLDLYIVRNIAAWLNSNIGLIRSDLVALIDELGKRVFEEMDYLNEAANAERFRQLHRHNPRIAVPTIHREVTSRRVLTMEWIDGVKLTNLQAVRELGIDPDDMVQVGVNCSLQQLLEHGFFHADPHPGNLLAIADGRLCYLDFGMMSEVTRESRTGLIQAVVHLVNRNFGKLSKDFVTLGFLAEDVNLEPIVPAFEQVFSQALDVGVNRMDFKAVTDDMSGVMYKFPFRVPPYYALIIRSLVTLEGIALSVDPDFKILGAAYPYFARRLMEDPDPQLRQSLKEMLFDGDAFRWTRLENLVSSAASEAQLDLNTLLDQLLDFLFSANGGLLRDQLVETTVERLDAIGWSTMQRLGRRLPKRLLPAAIADPGIASADPMLQFEPIRQLIEVLQSLPGFSPDLLMRRLPRVMNDPASRHMGVKVAQGLAERGVVRLVKVAAGVQP; encoded by the coding sequence ATGAACGAGGAGCTCGGGGATTTCATCGAAGCCGCAGGGTTGCTCACCTATGACCCCGCCGCCATCACCCGGATCTATGCCGGGCACCCCCAGCGCCTGATCCGACGCCTCTGGCAAACGCTGGTGCCGATTGGCCTCTTCCTGTTGGGTGTCGGCTTCGACTGGCTTCTTGGACTGCTGAAGAACCCAGACCGATCCCGAGCCAGAGCCAGAGAGTGCGCTGAACTGCTTGTGGACCTTGGTCCGGCCTTCATCAAGGCTGGACAGGCGCTGTCAACCCGCCCGGACATCGTGCCCCCCGTCCTGCTTGAGGAGCTCGCGCAGCTCCAGGACCAGCTACCAGGTTTCGAGAGTGATCTGGCCATGGCCTGCATCGAGGAGGACCTCGGCGCCCCGGTGGACGACCTGTTTGAGGAACTGGAACGCGAACCGATTTCAGCGGCATCGCTTGGGCAGGTTCACCGGGGGGTTCTCAAAAACGGCCAGAGGGTGGCTGTGAAGGTGCAGCGACCCGGACTACGGGAGCAGATCACGCTGGATCTGTACATCGTCCGCAACATCGCCGCCTGGCTCAACAGCAACATCGGTCTGATCAGAAGCGATCTGGTCGCCCTGATTGATGAGCTCGGCAAACGGGTGTTCGAGGAGATGGACTATCTCAACGAAGCCGCCAATGCCGAACGCTTCAGGCAACTTCATCGCCACAACCCAAGGATTGCCGTCCCAACGATTCACAGGGAGGTCACCAGTCGACGGGTCCTGACGATGGAGTGGATCGATGGCGTGAAGCTCACCAACCTTCAGGCCGTCCGAGAGCTGGGGATCGACCCTGACGACATGGTTCAGGTCGGCGTGAACTGCAGCCTGCAGCAACTGCTGGAGCATGGTTTCTTCCACGCTGATCCCCACCCTGGAAACCTGTTGGCCATCGCCGACGGTCGTCTCTGCTATCTCGATTTCGGGATGATGAGCGAAGTGACGCGGGAGTCGCGAACAGGCCTGATCCAGGCGGTGGTTCATCTGGTGAACCGCAATTTCGGAAAACTCTCAAAGGATTTCGTCACCCTTGGTTTTCTGGCTGAGGACGTGAACCTTGAACCGATCGTGCCGGCCTTCGAACAGGTCTTCAGCCAGGCGCTGGACGTCGGTGTGAACCGAATGGATTTCAAGGCCGTGACCGACGACATGTCCGGCGTGATGTACAAATTCCCCTTCCGAGTTCCTCCCTATTACGCCCTGATCATTCGATCCCTGGTGACCCTGGAGGGAATTGCTCTCAGCGTGGATCCCGACTTCAAGATCCTGGGAGCGGCCTATCCCTATTTCGCCAGGCGTCTGATGGAGGACCCAGACCCGCAGTTGCGACAGAGCCTCAAGGAAATGCTGTTCGACGGAGATGCCTTCCGCTGGACCCGTCTGGAAAACCTGGTGTCATCGGCTGCCAGCGAAGCGCAACTCGACCTGAACACACTCCTGGATCAGCTGCTGGATTTCCTGTTCTCAGCCAATGGCGGCCTGCTTCGCGATCAGCTTGTGGAAACCACTGTGGAACGTCTGGATGCCATCGGCTGGTCCACGATGCAACGTCTCGGTCGACGACTGCCGAAGCGCCTGCTGCCTGCTGCAATCGCGGATCCCGGTATCGCATCAGCGGATCCCATGCTTCAGTTCGAGCCGATTCGTCAGTTGATTGAGGTGCTTCAGTCGCTTCCGGGATTCAGTCCAGATCTGCTGATGCGACGGTTGCCTCGCGTGATGAATGATCCAGCCTCACGTCACATGGGGGTGAAAGTTGCTCAAGGTCTGGCCGAGCGCGGTGTTGTCCGTCTCGTCAAGGTTGCAGCAGGTGTTCAGCCCTAG
- a CDS encoding alpha/beta hydrolase translates to MFQRRRHRTTAMALAAGIGIASQVCCTPPVQAAKDVALVSGAFRRSIPVKEIEHLAETGEPIGLLKNLLSLSGQDPAEVAKLLNQKIDLPLVLTSRLVSTRIGDAIIKRVAKIIYPIYTPQASVSVPAIRAGVVNGLQLEEGGLTAVSFLKAYPNDVMAVNLPALFAVIEKAQSIAGLVKFFSDSPLDGLKDGSKP, encoded by the coding sequence ATGTTTCAACGCCGACGTCACCGGACCACTGCCATGGCCCTGGCGGCCGGCATTGGGATCGCCAGCCAGGTCTGTTGCACCCCCCCGGTTCAAGCCGCGAAGGATGTCGCTCTTGTCAGCGGAGCGTTCCGACGGTCGATTCCGGTGAAGGAGATCGAACATCTCGCCGAGACCGGCGAGCCGATCGGCCTTCTGAAAAATCTTCTGAGCCTCTCCGGTCAGGATCCGGCGGAGGTTGCCAAATTGCTCAATCAGAAGATCGATCTACCCCTGGTTCTGACCAGCCGTCTGGTGAGCACACGCATCGGGGACGCGATCATCAAACGCGTGGCCAAGATCATCTATCCGATCTACACACCACAGGCCTCCGTCAGCGTTCCGGCGATCCGCGCAGGGGTGGTCAATGGACTGCAGCTTGAAGAGGGTGGCCTGACGGCCGTCTCCTTCCTCAAGGCCTATCCGAATGACGTGATGGCAGTGAATCTTCCGGCCCTGTTCGCAGTGATCGAGAAAGCTCAGTCGATCGCTGGCCTGGTGAAGTTCTTCTCGGACTCCCCGCTCGACGGGCTCAAGGATGGCTCAAAACCCTGA
- the thrC gene encoding threonine synthase, which translates to MQDWPGLIEAYRSWLPVTSTTPVITLREGATPLIPVPSIAERIGRGVSVFVKYDGLNPTGSFKDRGMTMAISKAKETGCEAVICASTGNTSAAAAAYARRGGMRAFVLIPDGYVAQGKLAQALVYGAEVLAIRGNFDRALDIVQEAAKTYPVTLVNSVNPFRLQGQKTAAFEIVDALGEAPDWLCIPMGNAGNITAYWMGFGEYQKAGHSRRLPRMMGFQASGSAPLVKGQTITDPETIATAIRIGNPVNREKALAARQASNGAFLDVTDGEIIDAYKLLGGQEGIFCEPASAASVAGLLKRKDEVPQEATVVCVLTGNGLKDPDCAIKNNDAAFHTDLDPDLGTVAKVMGF; encoded by the coding sequence ATGCAGGACTGGCCGGGCCTGATCGAGGCCTACCGAAGCTGGCTTCCGGTCACGAGCACCACCCCGGTCATCACCTTGCGAGAGGGAGCGACACCGCTCATCCCTGTGCCATCGATCGCTGAACGGATCGGCAGAGGGGTATCGGTTTTTGTGAAATACGACGGTCTGAATCCCACCGGATCCTTCAAGGACCGGGGGATGACGATGGCCATCAGCAAAGCCAAGGAAACCGGCTGTGAAGCGGTGATCTGCGCCAGCACGGGCAACACCAGTGCAGCCGCCGCGGCCTATGCACGCCGCGGCGGCATGCGGGCCTTTGTGCTGATCCCTGATGGCTACGTCGCCCAGGGGAAGCTGGCACAGGCCCTCGTTTACGGCGCTGAAGTTCTGGCAATCCGAGGGAACTTCGACCGCGCGCTCGACATCGTTCAGGAGGCGGCGAAGACCTACCCGGTGACCCTGGTGAATTCAGTGAATCCGTTCCGCCTGCAGGGCCAGAAGACAGCAGCTTTCGAAATTGTGGACGCACTGGGAGAAGCCCCTGACTGGCTCTGCATTCCGATGGGGAATGCTGGCAACATCACGGCCTACTGGATGGGCTTTGGGGAGTACCAAAAAGCTGGTCACAGCCGCAGACTGCCCAGGATGATGGGATTCCAGGCCAGCGGTTCAGCTCCTCTGGTCAAGGGACAGACGATCACCGACCCGGAAACGATTGCGACAGCGATCCGCATTGGCAATCCGGTGAACCGTGAGAAGGCACTCGCCGCGCGACAGGCCAGCAACGGAGCATTCCTGGATGTCACCGATGGAGAGATCATTGATGCCTACAAGCTTCTCGGAGGCCAGGAAGGCATCTTCTGCGAACCGGCGAGCGCCGCATCCGTTGCCGGTCTGTTGAAACGGAAGGACGAGGTTCCCCAGGAGGCAACTGTGGTGTGCGTTCTCACCGGAAACGGGCTCAAGGACCCCGATTGCGCCATCAAAAACAACGACGCAGCGTTCCATACGGATCTGGATCCGGATCTCGGGACCGTGGCCAAGGTGATGGGTTTTTGA
- the dnaN gene encoding DNA polymerase III subunit beta: MKVVCSQAELNAALQLVSRAVATRPTHPVLANVLLTADAGTGRVSLTGFDLSLGIQTSLAAEVESSGAITLPARLLGEIVNRLSSDSPITLATEESGEQIQLNSLSGSYQMRGMPADDYPELPMVESGRTLKLQASVLVEALRGTLFASSGDEAKQLLTGVHLQFRQQALEAAATDGHRLAVLEVDNVLQDQSEPSVNPDSDEEAFAVTLPARSLREVERMMAGWRSGEPVSLFCDRGQVVFLASDQMVTSRTLEGTYPNYRQLIPDGFSRSLGLDRRALIAALERIAVLADQHNNVVKFMTEPDKGMVQISADAQDVGSGSESLPANLSGEALQIAFNVRYLLDGLKAMAVDRVVLHCNAPTTPAVLKPEEAADGFTYLVMPVQIRS; this comes from the coding sequence ATGAAAGTGGTCTGCTCCCAGGCGGAACTCAATGCAGCGCTGCAGCTCGTCAGCCGTGCCGTCGCGACACGCCCGACCCATCCCGTGCTGGCCAATGTTCTTCTGACCGCCGATGCTGGCACCGGACGCGTGAGCCTGACCGGTTTTGATTTGAGTCTGGGGATTCAGACCTCACTGGCTGCCGAGGTGGAAAGCAGCGGTGCCATCACCCTTCCCGCCCGTCTGCTCGGCGAGATTGTCAACCGTTTGTCGAGCGATTCACCGATCACCCTCGCCACAGAGGAGTCCGGGGAACAGATTCAGCTCAACAGTCTCAGCGGCAGCTATCAGATGCGAGGCATGCCTGCAGACGATTACCCCGAATTGCCGATGGTGGAAAGCGGCAGAACGTTGAAGCTTCAAGCCTCCGTTCTTGTGGAGGCTCTCAGGGGAACGTTGTTTGCCAGCAGTGGTGATGAGGCAAAGCAGCTCCTCACCGGTGTGCACCTGCAATTCCGTCAGCAGGCCCTCGAAGCAGCCGCCACGGATGGCCATCGCCTGGCTGTGCTGGAAGTGGACAACGTCCTTCAGGATCAGAGCGAGCCTTCCGTCAACCCTGACAGCGACGAGGAAGCCTTTGCCGTCACCTTGCCGGCCCGCTCCCTGCGCGAGGTGGAGCGAATGATGGCGGGATGGCGTTCCGGCGAGCCGGTGAGTCTGTTCTGTGATCGCGGTCAGGTGGTTTTTCTGGCTTCTGATCAGATGGTCACCAGTCGCACCCTGGAAGGCACCTATCCGAATTACCGCCAGCTGATTCCTGATGGTTTCAGCCGCAGCCTCGGCCTGGATCGTCGGGCCCTGATCGCCGCGCTTGAAAGGATCGCTGTGTTGGCTGATCAGCACAACAATGTCGTCAAGTTCATGACCGAGCCGGACAAGGGCATGGTCCAAATCAGTGCCGATGCTCAGGATGTCGGCAGCGGTTCGGAATCTCTGCCCGCCAATCTCAGCGGTGAAGCCTTGCAGATTGCCTTCAACGTCAGATATCTGCTCGATGGTCTGAAGGCCATGGCTGTGGACCGGGTGGTTCTCCATTGCAATGCGCCGACGACGCCTGCTGTGCTGAAGCCAGAGGAGGCTGCCGATGGGTTCACCTACCTGGTGATGCCGGTTCAGATCCGTTCCTGA
- the purL gene encoding phosphoribosylformylglycinamidine synthase subunit PurL — MVSLSDSPGYDHVAALRQEGLKPRDWDEICRRLGRAPNRVELGMFGVMWSEHCCYRNSRPLLRGFPTTGRRILVGPGENAGVVDLGGGHRLAFKIESHNHPSAVEPFQGAATGVGGILRDIFTMGARPIALLNALRFGPLEDSLNVSLMEGVVAGIAHYGNCVGVPTVGGEVVFDPSYSGNPLVNAMALGLMETEQIVRSGAAGLSNPVVYVGSTTGRDGMGGASFASAELSADSLDDRPAVQVGDPFLEKGLIEACLEAFGTGDVVAAQDMGAAGLTCSCSEMAAKGGIGIELDLDRVPAREQGMTPYEFLLSESQERMLFVVKAGREDRLMERFRRWGLQAAVVGRVLEEPLVRVLHNGVVAAEVPATALADDTPIEQHALLDQPPEDVQALWRWREEEEPDVRDPSDLLMRLLDDPTIASKRWIYRQYDQQVLANTVMSSGAGDAAVVRLRSQNSMEDEIRGVAATVDCPNRWVALDPERGAMAAVAEAARNLSCVGAEPLAITDNLNFPSPETGRGYWQLAMACRGIAEACRVLETPVTGGNVSLYNETRADDGTVQPIHPTPVIGMVGLVEDITRIVGLRWRQSGDAVVLLGVPLDDQGDPRLGMAGSSYQQLISGCLAGRPPLVDLDLEQAVQSLLREGIHTGVLASSHDSSDGGLAVALAECCITSGLGVELSVQDQPMRLDRALFGEGGARVVVSVKSERMDLWQSLIQRHPDVPVTALGRVVEQPVLQFDLAGQRVLERRVQDLQQVHEEALPRRLKRDAES, encoded by the coding sequence TTGGTCTCCCTCTCCGATTCCCCTGGATATGACCATGTGGCAGCCCTCAGGCAGGAAGGTCTGAAGCCGCGGGATTGGGATGAGATCTGTCGGCGTCTTGGACGGGCTCCGAATCGCGTCGAACTGGGAATGTTTGGCGTGATGTGGTCTGAACACTGCTGCTATCGAAATTCCAGGCCTTTGTTGCGGGGCTTTCCCACAACCGGACGGCGCATTCTGGTGGGGCCTGGGGAAAATGCCGGCGTGGTGGATCTCGGTGGTGGCCACCGCCTGGCGTTCAAGATTGAAAGCCACAACCACCCCTCGGCGGTTGAGCCGTTTCAGGGCGCTGCCACGGGTGTTGGAGGAATTCTGCGGGACATCTTCACCATGGGGGCAAGGCCGATTGCGTTGCTCAACGCCCTGCGTTTCGGTCCTCTAGAGGATTCGCTCAATGTGAGTTTGATGGAGGGGGTGGTGGCCGGCATCGCCCATTACGGCAATTGCGTTGGGGTGCCAACGGTTGGTGGCGAGGTGGTCTTTGACCCGTCCTATTCCGGCAATCCTTTGGTCAATGCCATGGCTCTGGGGCTGATGGAGACCGAGCAGATCGTTCGTTCCGGCGCTGCAGGCCTGTCCAATCCCGTCGTCTACGTCGGCAGCACCACCGGACGGGATGGCATGGGGGGAGCCAGTTTTGCCAGCGCTGAACTCAGTGCTGATTCCCTGGATGATCGACCTGCCGTTCAGGTTGGTGACCCTTTCCTCGAGAAAGGTCTGATCGAGGCCTGTCTGGAGGCTTTCGGCACCGGTGACGTGGTGGCGGCTCAGGACATGGGTGCCGCAGGTCTCACCTGCAGTTGTTCAGAGATGGCAGCGAAGGGCGGGATCGGCATTGAGTTGGATCTGGATCGGGTACCAGCCAGAGAGCAGGGAATGACTCCGTATGAGTTTCTGCTGTCTGAATCCCAGGAACGCATGTTGTTCGTGGTGAAGGCTGGTCGTGAGGATCGATTGATGGAGCGTTTCCGGCGATGGGGCCTTCAGGCCGCCGTCGTCGGTCGGGTCCTTGAGGAGCCACTGGTGAGGGTGCTGCACAACGGTGTTGTGGCCGCCGAGGTGCCCGCCACCGCTCTGGCGGACGACACGCCGATCGAACAACACGCCCTCCTGGATCAGCCTCCGGAGGATGTTCAGGCACTCTGGCGCTGGCGGGAGGAGGAGGAGCCCGACGTCCGCGATCCTTCAGATCTGCTGATGCGCTTGCTGGACGACCCCACCATTGCCAGCAAACGCTGGATCTATCGCCAGTACGACCAGCAGGTTCTGGCCAACACGGTGATGTCGTCCGGTGCTGGGGACGCAGCTGTTGTCCGCCTGCGTTCCCAGAACTCCATGGAGGATGAGATCCGTGGCGTGGCGGCCACAGTCGACTGCCCGAACCGCTGGGTTGCTCTCGATCCCGAGCGAGGCGCCATGGCTGCAGTGGCCGAGGCCGCCCGCAATCTCAGTTGCGTGGGCGCCGAGCCATTGGCGATCACGGACAATCTGAATTTTCCGTCTCCTGAGACGGGGCGGGGTTACTGGCAGCTTGCGATGGCCTGTCGCGGTATCGCCGAGGCGTGTCGCGTGTTGGAAACCCCTGTGACCGGCGGCAATGTCTCGCTGTACAACGAGACCAGAGCGGACGATGGAACGGTTCAACCCATTCACCCCACGCCCGTGATCGGCATGGTGGGTCTGGTGGAGGACATCACCAGGATTGTCGGGCTTCGCTGGCGTCAGTCCGGAGATGCCGTTGTCCTGCTCGGAGTGCCTCTTGATGATCAGGGAGATCCACGGTTGGGGATGGCAGGCAGCAGCTACCAGCAGCTGATCTCCGGCTGTCTGGCCGGGCGTCCCCCACTGGTGGATCTTGATCTCGAACAAGCTGTTCAGAGCCTGCTGCGCGAGGGGATCCATACCGGAGTGCTGGCGTCGTCTCACGACAGCAGCGACGGCGGACTGGCCGTGGCGCTCGCCGAGTGCTGCATCACGTCCGGTCTGGGTGTGGAACTGTCCGTCCAGGATCAGCCGATGCGCCTCGATCGAGCCCTGTTTGGTGAAGGGGGTGCCCGTGTTGTGGTGTCGGTGAAGTCGGAACGAATGGACCTTTGGCAGAGCCTGATCCAGCGTCATCCGGATGTTCCCGTCACTGCGCTTGGGCGTGTGGTCGAGCAACCCGTCCTGCAATTCGACCTTGCCGGACAACGGGTTCTGGAGCGACGTGTTCAGGACCTGCAGCAGGTTCACGAAGAGGCTTTGCCACGACGTCTCAAGCGTGATGCAGAATCTTGA
- the purF gene encoding amidophosphoribosyltransferase: MQNLDADLKSRRPVQLLETERPDRMEEACGVFAVLAAEQPVANLAYFGLYALQHRGQESAGIAVFNQGNVRLHKDMGLVSQVFDQDVLARMPGDLAIGHNRYSTTGSSRVCNAQPVVLMTRLGAFALAHNGNLVNAAELRKAVDDGQVEFTSTTDSELIAFAVQQAVERGLDWSDAIRAALELCKGAFSLVIGTPEGLFAVRDGHGIRPLVFGRLGDPEAGHWVVSSESCGLEIIGAHYVDDVRPGELVLFREGSQEPTRLSWSEEPNRLCVFEMIYFSRPDSRFFGESLYSYRQRIGQTLARESAVDADLVIGVPDSGIPAAIGFSQVSGIPYADGLIKNRYVGRTFIQPTQAMREAGIRVKLNPLPDVLAGQRIVVIDDSIVRGTTSRKLVVALREAGATEVHMRISSPPVTHPCFYGIDTDTQDQLIAARLTLEEIEEQLKVDSLAYLSKEGMVAAAKADSGHFCTACFDGDYPIPMDQEVLSSKLMLEPAGIAAG; this comes from the coding sequence ATGCAGAATCTTGATGCCGATCTGAAGTCGAGGCGCCCCGTGCAGCTGCTTGAGACCGAGCGTCCCGATCGTATGGAGGAGGCCTGCGGCGTTTTCGCCGTTCTCGCCGCTGAGCAACCCGTCGCCAACCTTGCCTATTTCGGCCTGTATGCCCTGCAGCATCGTGGCCAAGAATCTGCTGGCATTGCGGTGTTCAACCAGGGCAACGTCCGCCTTCACAAGGACATGGGCCTGGTGAGTCAGGTGTTTGATCAGGACGTGCTGGCCCGCATGCCAGGCGACCTTGCGATCGGCCACAACCGTTATTCGACGACGGGCAGCAGTCGCGTCTGCAATGCCCAGCCCGTGGTTTTGATGACCCGACTCGGAGCCTTCGCCCTGGCTCACAACGGCAACCTCGTGAACGCTGCCGAACTTCGCAAAGCTGTTGATGATGGTCAGGTGGAATTCACGTCCACCACGGATTCAGAACTGATCGCGTTCGCTGTTCAACAGGCCGTTGAGCGGGGCCTGGACTGGTCAGATGCGATTCGTGCTGCGCTTGAGCTCTGCAAGGGTGCTTTCAGCCTGGTGATCGGCACCCCCGAGGGTTTGTTTGCAGTCAGGGATGGTCATGGCATCCGACCGTTGGTGTTCGGGCGCTTGGGTGATCCCGAAGCAGGACACTGGGTTGTGAGTAGCGAGAGCTGTGGACTGGAGATCATCGGCGCCCATTACGTCGATGACGTGCGTCCCGGTGAACTGGTCCTGTTCCGAGAGGGCAGTCAGGAGCCGACCCGACTGAGCTGGAGCGAGGAGCCCAATCGACTGTGCGTTTTCGAGATGATTTATTTCTCGCGTCCGGACAGTCGCTTTTTCGGAGAATCTCTCTACAGCTATCGCCAGAGAATTGGTCAGACCCTCGCCAGGGAATCCGCCGTCGACGCCGATCTGGTGATTGGTGTTCCCGATTCAGGCATACCGGCTGCGATCGGTTTTTCTCAGGTCAGTGGCATTCCCTATGCCGATGGGTTGATCAAGAACCGCTACGTGGGTCGCACCTTCATTCAGCCGACACAGGCGATGCGAGAAGCCGGAATTCGCGTCAAGCTCAACCCGCTTCCGGATGTTCTCGCTGGTCAGAGGATTGTGGTGATTGATGACTCCATCGTTCGTGGAACAACGAGCCGCAAACTCGTGGTGGCTCTGCGGGAAGCCGGAGCCACGGAAGTGCACATGCGGATCAGTTCACCACCGGTCACCCATCCCTGCTTCTACGGAATCGACACCGACACGCAGGATCAGCTGATCGCCGCCCGTCTGACGCTTGAGGAGATCGAAGAACAGCTCAAGGTGGATTCACTCGCTTACCTCAGCAAGGAGGGAATGGTGGCAGCAGCGAAAGCGGACTCCGGTCACTTCTGCACGGCTTGTTTTGATGGCGACTACCCGATTCCGATGGATCAGGAGGTTCTCTCCAGCAAGTTGATGCTGGAACCTGCAGGCATTGCTGCCGGATAG